Proteins encoded in a region of the Syngnathus typhle isolate RoL2023-S1 ecotype Sweden linkage group LG20, RoL_Styp_1.0, whole genome shotgun sequence genome:
- the LOC133144862 gene encoding H-2 class I histocompatibility antigen, K-Q alpha chain-like, whose translation MLAINLLVFFVAAVQIYSVAPIIRTLNYFKTSSQVAKLPEFLEAAHVDGVQIQQFDSNHRDTKAKHDRVNKITEDNPHFWEIVINIQNEQNMKDNIETAKKHFNTTGGVHMIQVISACERDDETGEVDGWEQYCYDGEYFLSFEGKTKWIAANLQAFIPKLQLIDGYNEARKNYSTEECPSDLKKHVNNGKDFLTRTELPKVSLPQKTPSSPVTCHATGFYPITSSLFWRKNSEEIHEDVEMRETRPNHDRTFQTSVHLKVEVTPAAEQEYECVFRLAGVSENIVIKLDAGSILSNQEEQDRKKAVAIGVPLVVLALVAVVMFFAERLKSKHKCLLCQEPPKRTLFVTIPNLLLLLFHFSRTLSSLEVKRFPLPLSHNNKAAMSRFDSNLKSQASEFFQRTFSSQHRCFFLLQR comes from the exons ATGCTTGCAATAAATTTACTTGTATTCTTTGTTGCGGCCGTGCAAATTTACAGCGTGGCACCTA TCATTCGCACGCTCAATTATTTCAAGACCAGCTCTCAAGTTGCAAAGCTACCAGAGTTCTTGGAGGCGGCGCATGTTGACGGCGTTCAGATTCAGCAGTTTGACAGCAACCACAGGGACACGAAAGCCAAACATGACCGGGTGAACAAAATCACAGAAGATAATCCCCACTTCTGGGAGATAGTGATCAATATTCAGAATGAGCAGAACATGAAGGACAACATTGAAACCGCTAAAAAGCACTTCAACACAACTGGAG GTGTTCACATGATTCAGGTGATAAGCGCCTGTGAACGGGATGATGAGACGGGTGAAGTTGATGGTTGGGAGCAATACTGTTACGATGGAGAATACTTCCTATCATTTGAGGGGAAGACGAAGTGGATTGCAGCAAATCTACAAGCTTTCATCCCCAAATTGCAGTTAATAGATGGGTACAATGAAGCCAGGAAGAATTACTCCACTGAGGAGTGTCCTTCTGATTTGAAGAAGCATGTGAACAACGGGAAGGACTTCCTGACGAGAACCG AGCTTCCCAAGGTGTCTCTCCCGCAGAAGACACCTTCCTCTCCGGTCACCTGCCACGCCACGGGTTTCTACCCCATTACATCGTCCCTCTTTTGGAGGAAGAACAGCGAGGAGATCCACGAGGACGTGGAGATGCGGGAGACCCGCCCCAACCACGACAGAACCTTCCAGACCTCGGTCCACCTGAAAGTGGAAGTGACGCCTGCCGCGGAGCAGGAGTACGAATGCGTGTTCCGGCTGGCCGGCGTCTCGGAAAACATCGTCATCAAGCTGGACGCCGGAAGCATCCTGAGCAACCAGG AAGAGCAAGACAGGAAGAAGGCGGTGGCCATCGGCGTCCCATTGGTGGTCCTCGCTCTGGTGGCGGTGGTGATGTTCTTTGCCGAGCGTctcaaaagcaaacacaaatgtTTGCTCTGTCAGGAACCTCCAAAGAGAACATTGTTTGTGACCATTCCAAATCTCCTCTTGCTTCTCTTTCATTTCAGCCGAACACTCTCAAGCTTGGAAGTAAAACGTTTTCCGCTTCCTTTGAGCCACAATAACAAGGCAGCCATGTCAAGGTTTGATTCAAACCTAAAGAGTCAGGCGTCGGAATTCTTTCAGAGGACTTTCTCATCACAacacagatgtttttttcttcttcaacgaTAG
- the LOC133144733 gene encoding probable C-mannosyltransferase DPY19L4, giving the protein MTELQRRTSDTFEVAKDEEEEPRRVVENDEAEGKQPKGEKENHSEEKMDDSNKQESTVKAAKRPALSAVQRVLRLLFGSLAAVACGTLYAAYLSAFHERKFWFSMRQEVERELTFQGGSAIYYYYYKRMVAATSFDRAFHELTKDDGTLAGQTINAVERLSLYPEVITSYIYRVSGSQDIVEPIYFYVGTVLALQAVYATALFACSWLMSGTWLAGMLTVAWYVISRPDATKVEQAVPLRENWALPCYACQVAALTGFLCNYIGLAAEHLCYLTVSATTFTLLLVWEHSHYVLFVQAFCLFLLDSLDLVPPRKLSDIHKLYVSSLLLAFFLHFNNAALLTSPLLSLLIGCGLARYLQQKVKKGPLVARMMKLFLHFHLVFTTAITFNYLIKKVVPVGEGEFVLKFLEVKFGLNTTNDFVSNFLVCQESLQSPGQDLFLRLTQTSVLPFYLLVVAVCGVSTLQAVYGRFSGQPTRNVERQPQDGYVGERPEVAYHVFHTLAFGGLTLLFDGMKYFWTPYMCVFAAFGVCSPDLWMTVFRWLRLKSVHPLVLSLILSIAVPTIICFSLWREYCPRVLADLSELQEFYDPDAAELIGWIQTHLPAAAVFAGTPQLLGAIKSDSGAAVTSLPLYSDVDMLRRSEDNYQVYSMRSAEEVYKILTSRKANYVVVEESLCNDFTLDQGCRIKDLLDAANGHVVQDNGETYAFSRHRRFCQEIKSNRSPYTNYFTRVFWNRSYHVYRVNAVLSFQY; this is encoded by the exons ATGACCGAGTTGCAACGTCGAACGTCGGATACTTTCGAGGTTGCcaaagacgaggaggaagaaCCTCGACGTGTCG TCGAAAATGATGAGGCTGAAGGGAAACAGCCCAAAGGCGAGAAGGAAAATCACAGTGAGGAGAAAATGGACGATTCAAACAAACAAGAGTCAACAGTCAAAGCAGCCAAACGCCCTGCGT TGAGCGCCGTTCAGCGTGTACTGAGGCTCCTGTTCGGAAGCTTGGCGGCGGTGGCGTGCGGCACGCTGTACGCCGCCTACCTCTCTGCATTTCACGAAAGGAAGTTCTGGTTCTCCATGAGGCAG GAAGTGGAGCGGGAGCTGACGTTCCAAGGTGGCAGCGCaatctactactactactacaaacGTATGGTGGCGGCGACGTCTTTCGATAGAG CATTCCACGAGCTGACGAAAGACGACGGGACTCTGGCGGGACAAACCATCAACGCTGTGGAGCGGCTGTCTCTGTATCCCGAAGTCATCACCAGCTACATTTACAGAGTCTCTGGCAGCCAG GACATCGTGGAACCCATCTACTTCTACGTGGGCACGGTGTTGGCACTCCAGGCAGTATACGCCACGGCGCTGTTCGCCTGCAGCTGGCTGATGAGCGGCACCTGGTTGGCCGGCATGCTGACGGTGGCCTGGTACGTCATCAGCAG ACCTGACGCCACCAAAGTGGAGCAGGCGGTTCCTCTACGAGAGAATTGGGCCCTGCCTTGCTACGCCTGCCAGGTGGCGGCGCTCACAGGCTTTCTGTGCAACTACATTGGCTTGGCAGCTGAG CACTTGTGCTACCTGACTGTGAGTGCCACCACTTTCACCTTACTGCTGGTGTGGGAGCATAGCCACTACGTGCTCTTTGTGCAAGCCTTCTGCCTTTTCCTACTGGACTCCTTGGACCTGGTGCCGCCTCGCAAG CTGTCCGACATCCACAAATTGTACGTCAGCTCCTTGCTGCTGGCCTTCTTCCTCCATTTTAACAACGCAGCGCTGCTGACCTCGCCGCTGCTcagcctcctgattggctgcggGCTGGCGAGGTACCTCCAG CAAAAGGTAAAGAAGGGCCCTCTGGTGGCCAGAATGATGAAACTTTTCCTTCATTTCCACCTGGTCTTCACCACCGCCATCACCTTCAACTATTTAATCAAA AAAGTCGTGCCTGTAGGTGAAGGTGAATTTGTCTTGAAATTCCTGGAGGTGAAGTTTGGGCTCAATACGACAAA CGACTTTGTGAGCAACTTTCTGGTGTGCCAAGAAAGTCTCCAGTCTCCCGGTCAAGATTTGTTCCTGCGCCTCACTCAGACGTCAGTTCTGCCGTTCTACCTGTTGGTGGTCGCCGTCTGCGGGGTGTCGACGCTGCAGGCCGTCTACGGCAGATTCAGCGGACAACCGACACGGAACGTCGAGCGACAGCCGCAAGACGGATACGTGGGCGAGCGTCCCGAGGTGGCCTACCACGTCTTTCACACACTCGCCTTCGGCGGCCTGACACTGCTATTTGACGG GATGAAGTACTTCTGGACACCGTACATGTGCGTGTTCGCAGCGTTTGGCGTGTGCTCGCCGGATCTGTGGATGACCGTCTTCAGGTGGCTCAGGCTCAAGTCAGTCCACCCTCTTGTACTG TCATTAATCCTGAGCATCGCCGTTCCGACAATCATCTGCTTCAGCCTGTGGCGAGAG TACTGCCCCCGCGTGCTGGCCGACCTGTCGGAGCTTCAGGAGTTCTACGACCCTGACGCAGCCGAGTTGATCGGCTGGATCCA AACTCACCTTCCAGCGGCGGCCGTGTTCGCGGGCACCCCTCAGCTCCTGGGCGCCATCAAGTCGGACTCCGGCGCCGCCGTCACCAGCTTGCCGCTGTACTCGGATGTGGACATGCTGAGGAGGAGTGAAGAC AACTACCAGGTATACTCTATGCGCTCCGCTGAGGAGGTCTACAAGATTCTGACCTCCCGCAAGGCAAACTACGTGGTCGTGGAAGAGTCCCTGTGCAACGATTTCACTCTGGACCAGGGCTGCCGCATCAAGGACCTGCTGGACGCCGCCAACGGACAC GTGGTTCAGGACAACGGTGAGACGTATGCCTTCTCCAGACACCGCCGCTTCTGCCAGGAGATCAAGAGCAACCGCTCGCCGTATACCAACTACTTCACCCGCGTCTTCTGGAACCGCTCCTATCACGTCTACAGAGTCAACGCAGTCTTATCCTTCCAGTATTAA
- the LOC133144984 gene encoding fibrinogen C domain-containing protein 1-like isoform X2 produces MNQSTQKLIGEPPKRKFVQIRWGSILAVVPTLLLVVLVIQNIAVLHLNRPQDIVKELGELVATLPNSIPDHNCTDLACHWAALQTALAELKAGQTALAELKAGQEAGQTALAELKAGQTALAELKAGQEAGQTALAELKAGQRALAELKASHTAISSDLEKSQTALTELKAELKAGQEAGQTALAELKAGQEAGQTALAELKAGQTALAELKAGQEAGQTALAKLKAGQKAGQTAISSDLEKSQTALAELKAGQTALAELKASHTAIHSDLEASESLLAKVWEEIRSNKGLLNQILKDLETDYRNMSQALSQEKEELHNFSLALSSLQQKVVDQPTLNRELKAIMARDCSQVMAAGMSQDGIHTFFIGSDSFKAYCNMNLDGGGWTVIQGRKDGSVDFFRGWKDYRKGFGDLAGEHWLGLQNIHALTASGGYQLRIDFTTFDGRNYYTLYDDFSVGRNSLDPEKDGYPLLVSGYSGNAGDQFTYHSGMKFTTKDRDQDARASSNCANEFKGAWWYENCYMSNLNGLYKATGNCGLTNAIWDTLGPLRHTCLRFVEMKIRPRK; encoded by the exons ATGAACCAAAGCACCCAGAAGCTGATTGGCGAACCACCAAAGCGCAAG TTTGTTCAGATACGCTGGGGCTCCATTCTGGCAGTGGTTCCGACGCTCCTCTTGGTCGTGCTTGTCATCCAAAACATCGCCGTCCTTCACTTGAACAg GCCTCAGGACATCGTCAAAGAGTTGGGCGAGTTGGTGGCGACTTTGCCCAACAGCATCCCTGACCACAACTGCACCGACTTAGCCTGCCACTGGGCGGCGCTGCAgaccgcattggcagagctgaaggcaggtcagacggcattggcagagctgaaggcaggtcaggaggcaggtcagaccgcattggcagagctgaaggcaggtcagacggcattggcagagctgaaggcaggtcaggaggcaggtcagaccgcattggcagagctgaaggcaggtcagagggcattggcagagctgaaggcgagTCACACCGCAATTTCCAGCGACCTTGAGAAGAGTCAGACCGCATtgacagagctgaaggcagagctgaaggcaggtcaggaggcaggtcagacggcattggcagagctgaaggcaggtcaggaggcaggtcagactGCATTGGCAGaactgaaggcaggtcagacggcattggcagagctgaaggcaggtcaggaggcaggtcagaccgcattggcaaagctgaaggcaggtcagaagGCAGGTCAGACTGCAATTTccagcgacctggagaagagtcagaccgcattggcagagctgaaggcaggccagacggcattggcagagctgaaggcgagTCACACCGCGATTCACAGCGACCTGGAGGCGAGTGAGAGCCTGCTGGCCAAAGTCTGGGAGGAGATTCGCAGCAACAAAGGGCTTCTGAATCAGATACTGAAAGACCTGGAGACGGACTACAGGAACATGTCTCAG GCGCTGTCACAAGAGAAAGAGGAGTTACACAACTTCAGTCTGGCTTTGTCCAGCCTGCAGCAGAAGGTGGTGGATCAGCCCACACTTAACAGGGAACTCAAAG CTATCATGGCCAGAGACTGCAGTCAGGTCATGGCGGCAGGAATGTCCCAAGATGGAATCCATACCTTCTTTATTGGGTCCGACAGCTTCAAGGCTTACTGCAACATGAACCTGGACGGGGGAGGCTGGACC gtgATCCAGGGGAGAAAGGACGGCTCCGTCGACTTCTTTCGCGGTTGGAAAGACTATCGAAAGGGCTTTGGAGACCTCGCCGGAGAGCACTGGCTCG GACTACAAAACATCCACGCTCTGACGGCCTCGGGCGGTTACCAGTTGCGGATCGACTTCACCACATTCGACGGCCGCAATTACTACACTCTCTACGACGACTTCTCGGTGGGCCGGAACTCGCTGGACCCCGAGAAGGACGGCTACCCGCTGCTTGTGAGCGGCTACTCTGGAAACGCAG GCGATCAATTCACCTACCATTCTGGGATGAAGTTCACCACCAAAGACCGCGACCAAGACGCCAGGGCTAGTAGCAATTGCGCCAATGAGTTCAAGGGCGCTTGGTGGTACGAGAACTGTTACATGTCCAACCTGAACGGGTTGTACAAGGCAACCGGCAACTGCGGCCTAACAAATGCAATCTGGGATACTTTGGGGCCATTAAGGCATACCTGCCTGAGATTCGTGGAGATGAAGATCCGGCCCAGAAAGTGA
- the LOC133144594 gene encoding uncharacterized protein LOC133144594 isoform X2: protein MERRVTLRKDNSTSDDDAPLSDLAVKQPKKEKQSTEDAHSSNAEDKSDDEPLINIKTKKKENRLPPFHGRKSKNAADDSSDNGPLVKAKVPTKSGKKFTPPPKKSAQPKKKKDVLDEDASSDDEPLNIIAKKLKAQQKENVPAGTSAQATEATSKRNAGKKRVKYKESSNESSDDDPVAAIMRKKAIASRQKTPAAKNSKKTRAKRASVAQRESPSSDDSSDDVGDGDDHDVPLVNVIAEPTKPVEDKKKGAKKSGVAQGSASKKRREAGQSDESSGDEALINLVKKSQTEKKTKLKKQPSAPKKRTATPKAGKKKATAGASSDDEPLTEAIKHPQVTKTLRIKLERCEIKEAAVVAATASQAEWRLAKQPSEKLEESSE from the exons ATGGAGCGCCGCGTCACGCTAC GCAAGGACAACTCCACCTCTGATGACGACGCTCCCCTCTCGGATCTCGCGGTGAAGCAACCCAAAAAGGAGAAACAGTCCACTGAGGACGCGCACAGCTCCAACGCCGAAGACAAGAGCG ATGATGAGCCGCTGATTAATATAAAGAcaaagaagaaggaaaacagACTACCGCCGTTTCATGGCAGAAAATCCAAGAATGCAG CGGACGACAGTTCCGACAACGGCCCTCTGGTGAAAGCCAAAGTGCCAACCAAATCTGGCAAGAAGTTCACACCACCACCCAAGAAGTCAGCTcaaccaaagaagaagaaag ATGTTCTAGATGAGGACGCGAGTTCGGATGACGAGCCTCTGAACATCATCGCCAAGAAGCTGAAAGCGCAGCAGAAGGAAAACGTGCCCGCGGGGACCTCCGCTCAAGCCACCGAGGCCACATCCAAAAGGAATGCTGGCAAGAAAAGAG TGAAATACAAAGAATCTTCCAACGAGAGCTCGGACGATGACCCGGTGGCGGCCATCATGAGGAAGAAGGCCATCGCCAGTCGGCAGAAAACGCCCGCTgccaaaaacagcaagaaaaCCAGAGCTAAGCGCGCCAGCGTCGCGCAGCGAG AGTCTCCGTCCTCAGACGACAGCTCCGACGACGTCGGCGATGGTGACGATCATGATGTCCCCCTGGTGAACGTCATCGCCGAGCCGACCAAGCCGGTGGAGGACAAGAAAAAGGGAGCAAAAAAGAGCGGCGTGGCACAAGGCAGTGCTTCGAAAAAGAGGCGAG AAGCAGGTCAGTCTGACGAGAGCTCGGGTGACGAAGCCCTCATCAATCTGGTCAAGAAATCCCAAACGGAGAAAAAGACCAAGCTGAAGAAACAGCCCTCGGCTCCCAAGAAGCGAACTGCCACTCCCAAAGCCGGCAAGAAGAAGGCAACGGCAG GCGCCAGCTCAGATGACGAGCCCTTGACGGAAGCCATCAAACACCCTCAGGTGACCAAAACCCTCCGCATCAAGCTAGAGAGGTGCGAGATTAAGGAAGCCGCTGTCGTCGCCGCCACGGCAAGTCAAGCAG AATGGCGGCTGGCCAAACAGCCAAGCGAGAAGCTGGAGGAGAGTTCTGAGTAA
- the LOC133144594 gene encoding uncharacterized protein LOC133144594 isoform X3, protein MERRVTLRKSSGKDNSTSDDDAPLSDLAVKQPKKEKQSTEDAHSSNAEDKSDDEPLINIKTKKKENRLPPFHGRKSKNAADDSSDNGPLVKAKVPTKSGKKFTPPPKKSAQPKKKKDVLDEDASSDDEPLNIIAKKLKAQQKENVPAGTSAQATEATSKRNAGKKRVKYKESSNESSDDDPVAAIMRKKAIASRQKTPAAKNSKKTRAKRASVAQRDDSSDDVGDGDDHDVPLVNVIAEPTKPVEDKKKGAKKSGVAQGSASKKRREAGQSDESSGDEALINLVKKSQTEKKTKLKKQPSAPKKRTATPKAGKKKATAGASSDDEPLTEAIKHPQVTKTLRIKLERCEIKEAAVVAATASQAEWRLAKQPSEKLEESSE, encoded by the exons ATGGAGCGCCGCGTCACGCTACGTAAGTCTTCAG GCAAGGACAACTCCACCTCTGATGACGACGCTCCCCTCTCGGATCTCGCGGTGAAGCAACCCAAAAAGGAGAAACAGTCCACTGAGGACGCGCACAGCTCCAACGCCGAAGACAAGAGCG ATGATGAGCCGCTGATTAATATAAAGAcaaagaagaaggaaaacagACTACCGCCGTTTCATGGCAGAAAATCCAAGAATGCAG CGGACGACAGTTCCGACAACGGCCCTCTGGTGAAAGCCAAAGTGCCAACCAAATCTGGCAAGAAGTTCACACCACCACCCAAGAAGTCAGCTcaaccaaagaagaagaaag ATGTTCTAGATGAGGACGCGAGTTCGGATGACGAGCCTCTGAACATCATCGCCAAGAAGCTGAAAGCGCAGCAGAAGGAAAACGTGCCCGCGGGGACCTCCGCTCAAGCCACCGAGGCCACATCCAAAAGGAATGCTGGCAAGAAAAGAG TGAAATACAAAGAATCTTCCAACGAGAGCTCGGACGATGACCCGGTGGCGGCCATCATGAGGAAGAAGGCCATCGCCAGTCGGCAGAAAACGCCCGCTgccaaaaacagcaagaaaaCCAGAGCTAAGCGCGCCAGCGTCGCGCAGCGAG ACGACAGCTCCGACGACGTCGGCGATGGTGACGATCATGATGTCCCCCTGGTGAACGTCATCGCCGAGCCGACCAAGCCGGTGGAGGACAAGAAAAAGGGAGCAAAAAAGAGCGGCGTGGCACAAGGCAGTGCTTCGAAAAAGAGGCGAG AAGCAGGTCAGTCTGACGAGAGCTCGGGTGACGAAGCCCTCATCAATCTGGTCAAGAAATCCCAAACGGAGAAAAAGACCAAGCTGAAGAAACAGCCCTCGGCTCCCAAGAAGCGAACTGCCACTCCCAAAGCCGGCAAGAAGAAGGCAACGGCAG GCGCCAGCTCAGATGACGAGCCCTTGACGGAAGCCATCAAACACCCTCAGGTGACCAAAACCCTCCGCATCAAGCTAGAGAGGTGCGAGATTAAGGAAGCCGCTGTCGTCGCCGCCACGGCAAGTCAAGCAG AATGGCGGCTGGCCAAACAGCCAAGCGAGAAGCTGGAGGAGAGTTCTGAGTAA
- the LOC133144984 gene encoding fibrinogen C domain-containing protein 1-like isoform X1, translated as MELQTMQDRSATTDEGVSGGASLTVAVGQSETRLGLPFQRPSNRRQDTAPWWRLFVQIRWGSILAVVPTLLLVVLVIQNIAVLHLNRPQDIVKELGELVATLPNSIPDHNCTDLACHWAALQTALAELKAGQTALAELKAGQEAGQTALAELKAGQTALAELKAGQEAGQTALAELKAGQRALAELKASHTAISSDLEKSQTALTELKAELKAGQEAGQTALAELKAGQEAGQTALAELKAGQTALAELKAGQEAGQTALAKLKAGQKAGQTAISSDLEKSQTALAELKAGQTALAELKASHTAIHSDLEASESLLAKVWEEIRSNKGLLNQILKDLETDYRNMSQALSQEKEELHNFSLALSSLQQKVVDQPTLNRELKAIMARDCSQVMAAGMSQDGIHTFFIGSDSFKAYCNMNLDGGGWTVIQGRKDGSVDFFRGWKDYRKGFGDLAGEHWLGLQNIHALTASGGYQLRIDFTTFDGRNYYTLYDDFSVGRNSLDPEKDGYPLLVSGYSGNAGDQFTYHSGMKFTTKDRDQDARASSNCANEFKGAWWYENCYMSNLNGLYKATGNCGLTNAIWDTLGPLRHTCLRFVEMKIRPRK; from the exons ATGGAGCTTCAGACCATGCAG GACCGTTCCGCGACCACTGACGAGGGCGTGTCCGGAGGAGCATCTTTGACTGTGGCCGTCGGCCAGTCAGAGAC TCGGTTGGGTTTGCCGTTTCAACGTCCATCTAATCGGAGACAAGACACCGCACCATGGTGGCGTTTG TTTGTTCAGATACGCTGGGGCTCCATTCTGGCAGTGGTTCCGACGCTCCTCTTGGTCGTGCTTGTCATCCAAAACATCGCCGTCCTTCACTTGAACAg GCCTCAGGACATCGTCAAAGAGTTGGGCGAGTTGGTGGCGACTTTGCCCAACAGCATCCCTGACCACAACTGCACCGACTTAGCCTGCCACTGGGCGGCGCTGCAgaccgcattggcagagctgaaggcaggtcagacggcattggcagagctgaaggcaggtcaggaggcaggtcagaccgcattggcagagctgaaggcaggtcagacggcattggcagagctgaaggcaggtcaggaggcaggtcagaccgcattggcagagctgaaggcaggtcagagggcattggcagagctgaaggcgagTCACACCGCAATTTCCAGCGACCTTGAGAAGAGTCAGACCGCATtgacagagctgaaggcagagctgaaggcaggtcaggaggcaggtcagacggcattggcagagctgaaggcaggtcaggaggcaggtcagactGCATTGGCAGaactgaaggcaggtcagacggcattggcagagctgaaggcaggtcaggaggcaggtcagaccgcattggcaaagctgaaggcaggtcagaagGCAGGTCAGACTGCAATTTccagcgacctggagaagagtcagaccgcattggcagagctgaaggcaggccagacggcattggcagagctgaaggcgagTCACACCGCGATTCACAGCGACCTGGAGGCGAGTGAGAGCCTGCTGGCCAAAGTCTGGGAGGAGATTCGCAGCAACAAAGGGCTTCTGAATCAGATACTGAAAGACCTGGAGACGGACTACAGGAACATGTCTCAG GCGCTGTCACAAGAGAAAGAGGAGTTACACAACTTCAGTCTGGCTTTGTCCAGCCTGCAGCAGAAGGTGGTGGATCAGCCCACACTTAACAGGGAACTCAAAG CTATCATGGCCAGAGACTGCAGTCAGGTCATGGCGGCAGGAATGTCCCAAGATGGAATCCATACCTTCTTTATTGGGTCCGACAGCTTCAAGGCTTACTGCAACATGAACCTGGACGGGGGAGGCTGGACC gtgATCCAGGGGAGAAAGGACGGCTCCGTCGACTTCTTTCGCGGTTGGAAAGACTATCGAAAGGGCTTTGGAGACCTCGCCGGAGAGCACTGGCTCG GACTACAAAACATCCACGCTCTGACGGCCTCGGGCGGTTACCAGTTGCGGATCGACTTCACCACATTCGACGGCCGCAATTACTACACTCTCTACGACGACTTCTCGGTGGGCCGGAACTCGCTGGACCCCGAGAAGGACGGCTACCCGCTGCTTGTGAGCGGCTACTCTGGAAACGCAG GCGATCAATTCACCTACCATTCTGGGATGAAGTTCACCACCAAAGACCGCGACCAAGACGCCAGGGCTAGTAGCAATTGCGCCAATGAGTTCAAGGGCGCTTGGTGGTACGAGAACTGTTACATGTCCAACCTGAACGGGTTGTACAAGGCAACCGGCAACTGCGGCCTAACAAATGCAATCTGGGATACTTTGGGGCCATTAAGGCATACCTGCCTGAGATTCGTGGAGATGAAGATCCGGCCCAGAAAGTGA
- the LOC133144594 gene encoding uncharacterized protein LOC133144594 isoform X1, whose protein sequence is MERRVTLRKSSGKDNSTSDDDAPLSDLAVKQPKKEKQSTEDAHSSNAEDKSDDEPLINIKTKKKENRLPPFHGRKSKNAADDSSDNGPLVKAKVPTKSGKKFTPPPKKSAQPKKKKDVLDEDASSDDEPLNIIAKKLKAQQKENVPAGTSAQATEATSKRNAGKKRVKYKESSNESSDDDPVAAIMRKKAIASRQKTPAAKNSKKTRAKRASVAQRESPSSDDSSDDVGDGDDHDVPLVNVIAEPTKPVEDKKKGAKKSGVAQGSASKKRREAGQSDESSGDEALINLVKKSQTEKKTKLKKQPSAPKKRTATPKAGKKKATAGASSDDEPLTEAIKHPQVTKTLRIKLERCEIKEAAVVAATASQAEWRLAKQPSEKLEESSE, encoded by the exons ATGGAGCGCCGCGTCACGCTACGTAAGTCTTCAG GCAAGGACAACTCCACCTCTGATGACGACGCTCCCCTCTCGGATCTCGCGGTGAAGCAACCCAAAAAGGAGAAACAGTCCACTGAGGACGCGCACAGCTCCAACGCCGAAGACAAGAGCG ATGATGAGCCGCTGATTAATATAAAGAcaaagaagaaggaaaacagACTACCGCCGTTTCATGGCAGAAAATCCAAGAATGCAG CGGACGACAGTTCCGACAACGGCCCTCTGGTGAAAGCCAAAGTGCCAACCAAATCTGGCAAGAAGTTCACACCACCACCCAAGAAGTCAGCTcaaccaaagaagaagaaag ATGTTCTAGATGAGGACGCGAGTTCGGATGACGAGCCTCTGAACATCATCGCCAAGAAGCTGAAAGCGCAGCAGAAGGAAAACGTGCCCGCGGGGACCTCCGCTCAAGCCACCGAGGCCACATCCAAAAGGAATGCTGGCAAGAAAAGAG TGAAATACAAAGAATCTTCCAACGAGAGCTCGGACGATGACCCGGTGGCGGCCATCATGAGGAAGAAGGCCATCGCCAGTCGGCAGAAAACGCCCGCTgccaaaaacagcaagaaaaCCAGAGCTAAGCGCGCCAGCGTCGCGCAGCGAG AGTCTCCGTCCTCAGACGACAGCTCCGACGACGTCGGCGATGGTGACGATCATGATGTCCCCCTGGTGAACGTCATCGCCGAGCCGACCAAGCCGGTGGAGGACAAGAAAAAGGGAGCAAAAAAGAGCGGCGTGGCACAAGGCAGTGCTTCGAAAAAGAGGCGAG AAGCAGGTCAGTCTGACGAGAGCTCGGGTGACGAAGCCCTCATCAATCTGGTCAAGAAATCCCAAACGGAGAAAAAGACCAAGCTGAAGAAACAGCCCTCGGCTCCCAAGAAGCGAACTGCCACTCCCAAAGCCGGCAAGAAGAAGGCAACGGCAG GCGCCAGCTCAGATGACGAGCCCTTGACGGAAGCCATCAAACACCCTCAGGTGACCAAAACCCTCCGCATCAAGCTAGAGAGGTGCGAGATTAAGGAAGCCGCTGTCGTCGCCGCCACGGCAAGTCAAGCAG AATGGCGGCTGGCCAAACAGCCAAGCGAGAAGCTGGAGGAGAGTTCTGAGTAA